The Benincasa hispida cultivar B227 chromosome 9, ASM972705v1, whole genome shotgun sequence genome has a segment encoding these proteins:
- the LOC120086740 gene encoding serine carboxypeptidase-like 7 codes for MEFSTVLFRCAVFLLLLFQLFSAAAAGGSYSRVKYLPGFSGPLPFELETGYVGVGHSNQYQVFHYFIKSDQNPKIDPLIVWLSGGPGCSAISGLAYEIGPMSFKEEPYNDSIPELLLNPYSWTKKSSIIFVDLPVGTGFSYDTTSSAFKPGDFNQINHCVQFVRKWLIDHPEFRTNPFYMGGDSYAGAIVPVVAHKIVEGNGHIFPFINFQGYILGNPYTIRDSFINFGIPFAHRMTLISDELFESLQTSCKGNYVNIDPNNVECLRHYKRYKECISKVELACIIYPICPSESAKHQDVYGRRSLTSTSKLLLDQNSPLPSQRCPEHKYKFSHDWANAGQVRKALHIREGSIGEWIRCKNKDVYSFEIDSVFPYHVNLSSKGFRSLIYSGDHDLSISHLDTQAWIKALNYSIVDDWKPWFILDQVAGYTRYYANKMTFATIKGGGHTAEYTRKECSIMFSRWISGEPL; via the exons ATGGAATTCTCGACCGTACTTTTCCGATGCGCTGTtttccttctccttctttttcagctcttctccgccgccgccgccggAGGGTCATACTCGAGAGTGAAGTATCTGCCGGGATTCTCTGGACCTCTTCCCTTCGAACTAGAAACTGG ATATGTGGGTGTGGGGCATTCAAATCAATATCAGGTATTTCACTATTTTATTAAATCCGATCAAAATCCCAAAATAGATCCGCTCATTGTTTGGCTCAGCGGGGGCCCTGGTTGCTCTGCCATCTCCGGACTTGCCTATGAAATTG GTCCTATGAGTTTCAAGGAAGAGCCATACAATGATAGCATTCCTGAACTACTCTTAAACCCCTATTCATGGACGAAG AAATCTAGCATAATATTTGTAGATTTGCCTGTGGGAACTGGATTTTCGTATGATACAACTTCATCCGCTTTCAAGCCGGGagattttaatcaaattaaccaTTGTGTTCAATTTGTGAGAAAG TGGTTGATTGATCATCCTGAATTTAGAACAAATCCATTTTATATGGGTGGAGATTCATATGCTGGTGCAATTGTTCCAGTTGTCGCTCACAAAATTGTAGAAG gAAACGGACATATTTTTCCATTTATAAATTTTCAG GGATACATATTGGGAAATCCTTATACTATTCGTGACTCgtttataaattttggaattcCTTTTGCTCATAGGATGACACTCATCTCTGATGAATTGTTTGAG TCATTGCAGACTAGTTGTAAAGGGAACTACGTGAACATTGATCCAAACAACGTGGAGTGCTTAAGACATTACAAGAGATATAAAGAG TGTATTTCGAAAGTTGAGCTTGCATGTATTATATATCCAATATGTCCATCAGAGTCTGCAAAGCATCAAGATGTATATGGTCGAAGATCTCTCACCAGCACCTCAAAGTTGTTGCTTGATCAGAACTCACCACTCCCTTCCCAGCGTTGTCCT GAACATAAATACAAATTTTCTCATGATTGGGCTAATGCAGGTCAAGTTCGAAAAGCACTTCACATACGTGAG gGAAGTATTGGAGAATGGATAAGATGTAAGAATAAAGATGTGTATAGTTTTGAAATCGATAGTGTTTTTCCTTATCATGTGAATCTTAGTTCAAAAGGATTTCGATCTTTAATCTATAG TGGAGATCATGATTTGTCGATATCGCATTTGGACACTCAAGCGTGGATCAAAGCTTTAAATTACTCTATTGTTGATGATTGGAAACCATGGTTCATCTTGGATCAAGTAGCCgg ATATACCAGATACTATGCAAATAAGATGACATTTGCAACTATAAAA GGTGGAGGACACACAGCTGAATATACACGAAAAGAATGCAGCATAATGTTTAGTAGATGGATATCGGGAGAACCCTT GTAG